In the Thermogemmatispora onikobensis genome, GGCCCGGTCTGGGTTGCATGACGTCGACAATGGCGCTGATGAGCGGGCGCGGAGTGAAATATTGGCCGGCGCCGCCTTTGATGTCTTCGGCGTTCTTCTGGAGCAGGCCCTCGTAGGCGTCGCCTTTGACGTCGGCGCTGAGGGAGGTCCATTGTTCGCGGTCGATGAGGTCGACGATGAGGCGCCGGAGTTTGGCCGGGTCTTGAATCTTGTTCTGGGCCTTGCGGAAGATGATACCTAGCATGCCGTTGCGCTGTCCTAGCTCGCTGAGGATGCGGCGATAATGGGCTTCCAGAGCTTCGCCGTCCAGTTTGAGCAGGCTGGCCCAGCTCAGTTCTTCCGGGATGCGCGCCGGTTGGTTGTAGGGCGGTTGGGTACGCTCATGGGCCATTTTGAGGAAGAGAAGATAGGTGAGTTGTTCGAGATAGTCGCCGTAGGAAAGGCCTTCATCGCGCAGGATGTTACAGTAGTTCCAGAGTCGCTGGACGATGTATTGTGCGTTGTGTGTGTCGCTCATTGTGCTTACGTGCTCTCTTTTTTGTTGGTGCTGAGCTAGAAAATCGGTTGGGTCGGACGGTCCGCTCGGTCAGTGATGTGGCGGGCCGGACGGCGGCAGCGCCGATCTGGCTAGGTCTGGCTCCGGCCTTCGCCGCCGCCGGTGTCGCTTTCGGCTTCCCAGAGGCTGGGCCGCGCGAGCTGCTGGGGGTCGAGCGGCTCTGGAGGCTGGGGGTTGGAGCCGACCACGCCACCAGGACCACCGCCGGACAGGGATGGGTCGCCCGGTCCGGCTCCCATGCGGCTGCGGCGCTGCCCAGGGCGCCGACCCTCTTTCTCACGCTGGCGCCGGGCGCGCTCGGCCTGAATGCGCTCCAGGAGCTGGCTGGCCGGCTCGTCGCGCGGGTCCTGGGGGACGAGCTGGCCGCTGAAGGCGCGCTTGAGGATGCTCTGACGCAGGCGCTCGGCGCGCTTGAGGCTACGCTCGATGGCTTCTTCGGCCTGCTGGATGATGGTGAGCCGCCTCTCTACCTCGGCGACAATCTGCCGCTGCTCTTCAAGCGGAGGGAGGGGGATAGGCGTCTGTTTGATATCGGACCCTGATATGCCTCTTTGACCAGCAGTCGTACGTGATCTGCTTTCGATATGAAATCTCGATATGCCGGTGTTAATCGCAAATTCAAGGTAAGAGACAAGCGGCTCGCCAAGAGTAGCTTTTGCTCTTATAATTTTATCTGGATAAAGAATGGCTTCAAAGCATTTGCGTACAACGCCCACTATCCCTAGAAAATCTAAACTGCCATTATAACGAGTGAATAGGAGATCTCCATTTTCTATTGTAAAATTAGTTGCTTCATCAGGTGGTAAACTCAGATATCTAACCTGACTTAGATCCACAGACATAGGCCGCACAGCGCTAATTCTCAGTATTTTATAACCCCTTGGATCAGAGCTTGGCATCTGGGAAAGACCGTTACTTAACTGAGTAATAAGCTGCTCCACGGTGGCCCAGCACCAGCCGGGGGGCAGCGGCGGCAGCGTGCTGGTATCCGGGCCAGCCGGCTCGCGATAGGCCTGCTTCCAACGATCGTCGCGCGGCTCCTGGCCGCGGGCGCGCATCTTCTCCAACTGCTCGGCCTCCCAGCGCGCGCGCCGCTCGGCCAGAATGCGCCTGAGCAGGGCCTGCCCGTCTTCGCTCACCGGATGGCTCGCCCGCCAGCCCTCGGTCAGCTTCCCCTCGACCGCATCGCGCAGCAGGGCCGCCCGCGCATTCTTAAGCTTGATGCGATCCCGGCGCAGCGTCTCAACCACCGCATCCAGCCGCGTCAGATGCCGCTCAATGGCCGCCACTATGCGCCGCTGCTCCTCTATCGGAGCCAAAGGAATTTGAAAGCCCTTGATGTCTTCAGCCGAAATAGAGTCGAAAGTAGTTCCTCCAGATAATTCGGCAAATTTATCGGAAAGTGCTCTGAGAGCATAAAGCACATATCTATTGGAAATATTTCCTTCGGGTCGAAGAGCAGCTAATCCCCTACCTATACAGCATAAGGAAGGAGCCATATTCGTCGGTCCAACAGGAGCACGAACAGATAATAGAATATCGCCGGCCTCAGCAACTTTAAGGGGACTAGTACACCACTTACGCGGCACTGGAAAGAGATCAGTAAATTCGGCCTTTCCCTGGAAAAACGGCAATCCTTTCCCTTCGTCATTGTACTCTGAGGAAGGGGGAGATTGCCCCATGATGATGGTACAGCAATCTCCCAAACAT is a window encoding:
- a CDS encoding restriction endonuclease subunit S, which encodes MAAIERHLTRLDAVVETLRRDRIKLKNARAALLRDAVEGKLTEGWRASHPVSEDGQALLRRILAERRARWEAEQLEKMRARGQEPRDDRWKQAYREPAGPDTSTLPPLPPGWCWATVEQLITQLSNGLSQMPSSDPRGYKILRISAVRPMSVDLSQVRYLSLPPDEATNFTIENGDLLFTRYNGSLDFLGIVGVVRKCFEAILYPDKIIRAKATLGEPLVSYLEFAINTGISRFHIESRSRTTAGQRGISGSDIKQTPIPLPPLEEQRQIVAEVERRLTIIQQAEEAIERSLKRAERLRQSILKRAFSGQLVPQDPRDEPASQLLERIQAERARRQREKEGRRPGQRRSRMGAGPGDPSLSGGGPGGVVGSNPQPPEPLDPQQLARPSLWEAESDTGGGEGRSQT